TCAATAAAGCTTTTGAAAGATTAATCAAACTAAAAAGAAAAGATATTATTGGAAAACGAATTACCGAACTAATTCCTGACATTAAAGATACTAATCCTGAATTAATCGAATTTTGTGGGCAAGTGGCTTTAACTGGTGAAAGCAACGTTTTCGAAATGTATTTCGAGCAATTTAAAAAATTTTATTCCATTACTACGTACAGTGAAGAGAAGGGTTATTTTGCCACAATTTTTGAAGATATTTCCCAGCGTAGGATTGCTGAAGAATCGTTAAAAGAAAGTGAAAGAAGATACCGCACAATTTTAGAAAATGTTCAGGATGCCTATCTTCGGGGGATAAGGAAGGTCGTATAGTAATGGCCAGCCCCTCTGCTTCGCGTATGTACCGATTTGACTCTCCTCAAGAAATGAAGGGCATATCTTCCATTTCCCTTTACAAATCTCCGGAAGACAGACAGATCATACTGGAGAAACTTAAATCAGAGGGTAAAGTTGAAAATATGGAGGGTGAAGCCTTAAGAAAAGATGGGACATCATTCTGGGTATCCATGAATGCCCAATATTATTATGGTGAAAATGGAGAAATAAAGGGTACTGAGGCCTTCATACGTGATATCACCCAAAATAAAAAAGTGGAAAGGGCATTGGAAAAATCTGAATCTTATTACCGGGCAATTTTTAACCACACTGGAACTGCCACAGTGATCATTGAAGAAGATACCATCATTTCTCTGGCAAATGCTGAATTTGAAAAACTCAGTGGTTACCGGCGGGAAGAATTAGAGGGTAAAAAAAGCTGGACAGAATTTGTTTTAAAGGATGACCTGGAAAGGATGAGGGAATATCATCGTGTCCGCCGAAGCGATCCCCAAAGTGCCCCAGAAATATATGATTTCAGGTTCATTGACCGTGAAAGAAACCTTAAATACATTCATTTAGAAGTAGGTATGATTCCAGGAACCAAAAAGAGTGTTGCTTCTCTTCTGGATATAACTGGGCGTAAAACTGCAGAAGAGAGAATAAATCGATTGTACAGGTTATATGCTACACTTAGCCAGGTTAATCAGGCTGTGGTGAGAATTGATAATACTGAAGAATTATTCACACGAATATGTCAAATCTGTGTTGATTATGGTAAATTTAAGATGGCCTGGATGGGTATGATTGACCATGACACCGGTAACCTCACACCAGTAAGTCATTACGGATACGAGGATGGTTATCTTGAGAAGATATCCATAAACATTCATGAAAAACCAACCTCGGATAAACCTGCAAGTATAGTGGGAGAAACTGGTGAATTGGTTGTAATTGAAGATATAAAAAATGAACCAAATCTCGCATGGGGTCCAGAAGCTTTGAAAAGAGGTTATAAATCTTTAGCTTTGATTCCGGTTAAATTTAGGGATAACTTAATTGGAATTCTTAATATTTATTCAGAAGAAGTTGGGTTCTTCTCGGATGAAGAAGAAGTGGAATTAGTAAGGGAGATGGGAATGGATATTTCCATGGCCATAGACTTTATTGAAACAGAAAAAGATCGGAAAAAAATGGTTAGAGCACTGCATGAAAGTGAGAAGAATCTCCGATTTTCCAATGAATGGTTAGCATTTGCTCAACGTGCCGCTAAGAGTGGATTTTGGGATTGGGATATGCTCACTGGGAAGTTAACCTGGTCTCCTGAGTTTTATGAACTTTTTGACCTACCCTCGACAGCTGAACCATCCTTCGATACATGGTTAGAAATAATGCACCCTGATGACCGTGAACCAGCCATGGACAGAATAAATCGGGCCATTGAGAACCATGAATTCCTGGAAAATGAGTACAGAATCATCCGCCCCGATGGGGATGAAATCTGGATCAGTGCCCTGGGAACCACATACTATGATGGAAAGGGCAGGCCTATGAGGATGAGTGGAATCAGCCTGGATATCACTGAACAGAAAAAGAAAGAATCGGAAATTGAGTTCAAGAACACTCTCCTGGAGGCACAACTTGAATCTTCCATTGATGGAATTCTGGTAGTGGATAATAATAGTAAATTCATTCTTTACAATCATCGTTTTGTTGAAATGTGGAATATACCCAAAAACCTGTTAACAACCAATGATGATAAGAAGATTGTCGATTTTGCTTTGAAACAGTTAAAGGATCCTCAATCATTCAAGGAGAAGGTTGAATATCTTTATTCTCATGAATCTGAAAAAAGTAGGGATGAAATTGAATTAAAGGATGGTAAAATATTTGATAGATATTCTGCACCTTTATATGATTCAGAAGACAATTACATGGGTAGAATGTGGTATTTCCATGATATTACCGAGAAAACGAAAATACAAAATCAGATACGCAATCAGTACCATTTCCTGCAGCACCTGGTGGACACCATCCCCTACCCTCTTTTCTACAAGGACAAGAATTATGCCTATATTGGTTGTAATAAGGCATTTGAGGAATTTATTGGCCTAGCAAAGGATGATATTATTGGAAAGACAGTTTATGACATCTCTCCAAAGGATCTGGCAGAGAAATACCATCGTAAAGATGAGGAATTAATGGAAAGTGGAGATTTGCAGGCTTATGAGGCTCCGGTTAAATATGCTGACGGTTCAAGGCATATAGTACTTTTTAACAAGACCACTTTTGACGATGCAGATGGTAATGTGGCGGGTTTAATCGGTCTTATGGTGGATATAACCCAACGTATAGAGGCTGAAAATGCTCTTAAAGTGAGTGAAAATAAATATCGTGCCCTTTTTGATAATGCTGCTGATGGTATATTTTTAATGAAGAATGATCATTTTGTTGAATGCAATCAAAAGGCCCTTAAAATGTATGGTGTAACATTGGATCAAATAATAGGTGAACAACCTCATGTTTTCTCACCCGAACTACAACCAGATGGTGCAAGATCCAAGGATCGATCTTTTGAACTGGTACAAAAGGCTCTGGAAGGACATCCTCAGCATTTCCAGTGGAAACATCTCCGTTATGATGGGACACCATTCTATGCTGAAGTAACTTTAAACCGGCTCAAAATCGAAGATGAATATTTGACTCAGGCCATAGTACGTGATATAACATCCCGGAAAAAGACTGAGGATTTATTAATGGAATCTGAGCACCGGCACCGGATGGTAGGACAATTAATCAATGATTTTGCTTATTCCTGTGTGCACGGAGAATCCGGTGAATATGAGGTGGATTGGATAACTGATTCTTTTTATAAGATAACTGGCTACACTGAGAAAGAACTGATTTCAAACCGTTGCTGGATGTTCACAGTACATCCGGAAGATGAAAACATCGCCCAACAGCAACTCTCAGATTTGAATGCCGGTTCAACGAATATTCACATTTTCCGAATTATCACCAGTAACGGTGAAGTACGCTGGCTTCGAAACCATGTTCGATGTGTGGAAGATACAATACCTGGCAGGTTACGTATTTATGGTGCGGCACAGGACATCACCCAACAGAGGGAATATCTGGATGACCTGAAATGGGAACTTGAAATAAACCATTCACTTTCCAGGATCTATAAGCCAATGATTTCAGAAGAGTCATCTATGGAAAACATAGCTATTTCAATTCTAGAAGAGTCTAAAAAGCTCACCGGGAGCCAAAAAGGCTACGTAGCCACTATTGATCCTGAAAACCGGGATATGGTAGTTCAAACCCACACCGCCATGATGGAGGAATGTCCGGTTAAATTGAAGGATAAGATCAGATTCCCCTGTGATGAGGATGGTTCTTACCCGGCTCTTTGGGGTCATTCCCTTAACAACTTAACTGGATTTTACACCAATTCACCACAGACCCATCACTCTTCAAGGGGAATACCCGAAGGTCACATACCCTTAGAGAGTTTTATTTCTGTACCGGTAGTGGGTGGTGGTGAATTATTGGGGCAGATTGCCCTGGCAAATTCTGCCCATGGATACAATGACTTGGACCTTGAGGCTTTGGAGCGAATATCCGCCTATTATGCTCTGGCCATCCAGAGAATAAGGTATAAAGAAAAGATCATCGCCAATTTAAATGAAAAGGAACTGTTACTACGGGAAATACATCACCGGGTTAAAAATAACATGCAAATAGTTACCAGTCTAATGAATCTGCAGAAACAGTATGTGGAAGAAGATGAAACTAAAAAGGTCTTAGGGGAGAGTCAGGCCCGAGTTAAATCCATGGCCATGGTCCATGAAAAGCTCTACGAGTCCTCTGATCTCAGTCACATAAACTTCAAAGAATATGTTGAAAAACTGGTTTACGGAATTTTTTACTCATATGGGGTTCAAAGAGATACGATAAAACCCATTATAGTCATGGAAGACTTTGCCATGAGTATGGAAACCTCCATTCCATTGGGCCTTATTATTAATGAACTAGTCTCCAACAGCCTCCGATATGCATTTCCCAACAAAAGAACGGGCGAGATAAAAGTATCCCTTAAAATTACAGGAAATGACTATGAGTTAATTGTCAGTGATGATGGGATTGGTATCCCTAAAGAGATGGACCTTGAAAACTTGAAATCACTGGGGTTGCAACTGGTTACCAACCTTGCCCATCAACTGGGCGCCGAGATCACACTGGACCGGAGTCATGGAACCGAATTTAGATTAAAATTCAAAGAATTTGAATACAAAGAAAGAATTTAGTAAAATATTTACATCTAATTTTTTCCCTGTAAAATGTTAGTATAAGGCTTTTTCTGGTACTGTCTCTTGGCATGTTCAACTATCAATGCATGGTATTCCTGGTATACTGGCACATCGGTTGGTAGATTGCCTTCGAAGATCTTTTTAAGATCAAGGTAACTGATCTTCTCATCCACCAGTCCCAGATGGCTGAAAATTCTCCGGGTGTAGGCATCCACTACGAATTCGGGCTGTTTATATGCATAAAGTAGTATGGAATCAGCAGTTTCATTTCCCACTCCTTTCACCATTAAAATATTGTTTCGGGTGGGTGTATCCCCTTCCAGGGATATAAAAAACCGGGTGATATTCACCAGATATCTTGATTTCTGGTTGAGAAAACCAGCGGGACGAACTGCTTCTTTAAGTACATCTTCATCAAGGTTAAGGAGTTTATCAGGGTTTAGGGCATTTAATTCTTTAAGGTTTAAGAGAGCCTTTTCTGCTGATGTCCAGGTGGTGTTCTGGGTTAATATTGCACCTAAAATAATTTCATATTTCTGGTTTTCTGTTTCAGGAAGGTCATAATTTAAGGGATGGTAACCCTGGGTGGCTCCAGTTTTATTCAAATTCTCCGACTCCAGATCCATTAAAGGCCACCAACCCTGAGGCCCGTAAAGTTTGTAAAGTTCTTTATAGATTTTTAAAATCAAATCACTCATGTTGGGACTCCTATATCACTGTCCAGTTTGTTAGATGCGCATTGAATTATCTTATACAATAATCTCACTTTATTTACCCACTCTATTCCTGCACTTAATATATCAGACATTATTAATAAGTGATGATTAGAAATAAGTTAAATGGTGTAATATAATGAGAATTGAATGTGATAGATGTGTTTTGAGGGAGTGGAATCCCGGTGATGTTGAGAGTTTGGTGGAAAATGCTAACAATTACAGTATAGCCTCCACTATGCGAGATCAATTCCCCTCTCCCTACACCCTTGAAGATGGTAAATCATGGATAAAGGTTACTAGTTATCCGGGAAAAAACTTTTTTCTGGCAATAACATTGGACGATGTGGCAGTTGGAGGCATAGGACTCACCTTAGGTGAAGATATTGAAAGAATTTCTGCAGAAGTCGGTTACTGGTTAGGAGAAAAATATTGGGGTAAAGGGATCACCTCCTCTGCTATAAAAGGAATTGTGAAGTATGGATTTAACAACCTAGGGCTGGAAAGAATATTTGCCAAACCATTTGAACATAACACAGCCTCCAGGAAAGTTCTTGAAAAAAATGGTTTTAAACTGGAGGGCATTATGGAAAAAAGTTGTATTAAAAACGGCAAAATATGCAACCAGGTATTATATGCCATAACTAAAAATTATAGGGAATAATAATGGGAAAAAAATTAATGGCGGGGTATAGGATATGATGTCAAAGCGAGCACGTTTAATTAAGGAAAGCGAACTGAAACAATTGTTATCCCTCTATGAATACCTTATCCCCGAAGATCCTAAGTTAGAGATAGATTCTACTTTAAAAAAGTATTGGGATGATATATTATCTGATCCCAGTCTTTTTTATGTGGTGGCTGAAGAAGAGGGTAGGATAGTTTCATCCTGTAACATAACCATCATTAAAAACTTAACCCGGGAAGCTAAACCCTATGGCTTAATAGAAAACGTGGTCACCCATCCAGATTACAGAAACAAAGGATACGGGGTCCTGGTTTTAAAGAAAGCTGTGGAAATTGCTGAAAATAAGAACTGTTACAAGGTAATGTTAATGACCAGTAAAAAAGATGAAAAGACCTTACATTTTTATGAGAAAGCCGGATTCGATAGTGGAGAAAAAACTGCGTTTATCGTAAGAATATGATTAAA
This DNA window, taken from Methanobacterium subterraneum, encodes the following:
- a CDS encoding PAS domain S-box protein — protein: MASPSASRMYRFDSPQEMKGISSISLYKSPEDRQIILEKLKSEGKVENMEGEALRKDGTSFWVSMNAQYYYGENGEIKGTEAFIRDITQNKKVERALEKSESYYRAIFNHTGTATVIIEEDTIISLANAEFEKLSGYRREELEGKKSWTEFVLKDDLERMREYHRVRRSDPQSAPEIYDFRFIDRERNLKYIHLEVGMIPGTKKSVASLLDITGRKTAEERINRLYRLYATLSQVNQAVVRIDNTEELFTRICQICVDYGKFKMAWMGMIDHDTGNLTPVSHYGYEDGYLEKISINIHEKPTSDKPASIVGETGELVVIEDIKNEPNLAWGPEALKRGYKSLALIPVKFRDNLIGILNIYSEEVGFFSDEEEVELVREMGMDISMAIDFIETEKDRKKMVRALHESEKNLRFSNEWLAFAQRAAKSGFWDWDMLTGKLTWSPEFYELFDLPSTAEPSFDTWLEIMHPDDREPAMDRINRAIENHEFLENEYRIIRPDGDEIWISALGTTYYDGKGRPMRMSGISLDITEQKKKESEIEFKNTLLEAQLESSIDGILVVDNNSKFILYNHRFVEMWNIPKNLLTTNDDKKIVDFALKQLKDPQSFKEKVEYLYSHESEKSRDEIELKDGKIFDRYSAPLYDSEDNYMGRMWYFHDITEKTKIQNQIRNQYHFLQHLVDTIPYPLFYKDKNYAYIGCNKAFEEFIGLAKDDIIGKTVYDISPKDLAEKYHRKDEELMESGDLQAYEAPVKYADGSRHIVLFNKTTFDDADGNVAGLIGLMVDITQRIEAENALKVSENKYRALFDNAADGIFLMKNDHFVECNQKALKMYGVTLDQIIGEQPHVFSPELQPDGARSKDRSFELVQKALEGHPQHFQWKHLRYDGTPFYAEVTLNRLKIEDEYLTQAIVRDITSRKKTEDLLMESEHRHRMVGQLINDFAYSCVHGESGEYEVDWITDSFYKITGYTEKELISNRCWMFTVHPEDENIAQQQLSDLNAGSTNIHIFRIITSNGEVRWLRNHVRCVEDTIPGRLRIYGAAQDITQQREYLDDLKWELEINHSLSRIYKPMISEESSMENIAISILEESKKLTGSQKGYVATIDPENRDMVVQTHTAMMEECPVKLKDKIRFPCDEDGSYPALWGHSLNNLTGFYTNSPQTHHSSRGIPEGHIPLESFISVPVVGGGELLGQIALANSAHGYNDLDLEALERISAYYALAIQRIRYKEKIIANLNEKELLLREIHHRVKNNMQIVTSLMNLQKQYVEEDETKKVLGESQARVKSMAMVHEKLYESSDLSHINFKEYVEKLVYGIFYSYGVQRDTIKPIIVMEDFAMSMETSIPLGLIINELVSNSLRYAFPNKRTGEIKVSLKITGNDYELIVSDDGIGIPKEMDLENLKSLGLQLVTNLAHQLGAEITLDRSHGTEFRLKFKEFEYKERI
- a CDS encoding endonuclease III domain-containing protein, which gives rise to MSDLILKIYKELYKLYGPQGWWPLMDLESENLNKTGATQGYHPLNYDLPETENQKYEIILGAILTQNTTWTSAEKALLNLKELNALNPDKLLNLDEDVLKEAVRPAGFLNQKSRYLVNITRFFISLEGDTPTRNNILMVKGVGNETADSILLYAYKQPEFVVDAYTRRIFSHLGLVDEKISYLDLKKIFEGNLPTDVPVYQEYHALIVEHAKRQYQKKPYTNILQGKN
- a CDS encoding GNAT family N-acetyltransferase translates to MRIECDRCVLREWNPGDVESLVENANNYSIASTMRDQFPSPYTLEDGKSWIKVTSYPGKNFFLAITLDDVAVGGIGLTLGEDIERISAEVGYWLGEKYWGKGITSSAIKGIVKYGFNNLGLERIFAKPFEHNTASRKVLEKNGFKLEGIMEKSCIKNGKICNQVLYAITKNYRE
- a CDS encoding GNAT family N-acetyltransferase, which codes for MMSKRARLIKESELKQLLSLYEYLIPEDPKLEIDSTLKKYWDDILSDPSLFYVVAEEEGRIVSSCNITIIKNLTREAKPYGLIENVVTHPDYRNKGYGVLVLKKAVEIAENKNCYKVMLMTSKKDEKTLHFYEKAGFDSGEKTAFIVRI